In Nitrospira sp., the following are encoded in one genomic region:
- a CDS encoding CHAT domain-containing protein, which produces MIRKLPQPRIDVWDLLKSVRVNDQPHLKTLLEPLGDTAAQARYFLLEGVDLQTRFLGVQVLANSLRGQGDMITSAEVAGALFRALEHDLTFVHGQQAERHMVNNVLDLLKFALSHSGRYRELILEYPRWLAVAERTQIDPSFASGLRLALVEALFHAGEYERAIGMLEEARSRGIESSQIIEAERLGRKLQDFYGRVDEVKPKSLTVDDMQRQIFDALGALLGVQGAESARMMQAAEALVRDQTGTLAGSGHLATLIGAAVTAQGLSVIERLEQLTSDLWSQRSPLPSLIQCMDLAGEVLTSGHGHDKVILRRLLATLTEIIAYSEALDQWDDYATAKWMQCIVLKRLEDFEASAVAHRDLRLNIEDRRTHIENPLMRGRLAGYFNYLYRSNAEVLFALNTGQEEEIFHVIESAKWKILTESTRAHPFVATRQDTCTDLAILEGRTLNDLRQTLPAIGAEALYINYLADDDCTYAVTVGGDGKVSIKRIELGAAHLTEAALELQRINDGNVRSFRPKIDPKRLEESPYEPVIQALSPLVDWLELDGIGLLCVNLPHEVSTIPAHMLHWHGKPLIDRVGVVHAPGAELLSAGARDAALYGPLEDASIFSIPRDGPRSEEEATAFARIAAAIEHRIPDRMIIEAQRIDRQLLTESTLTHRLVHFSSHGHFEPTAPLKRSGIFIADRGTLPSAKEQQRFLFTADDAAELEIAGSHVTLSACVCGRSAQIAPGEALGMIWGLLRGRARSVLGACWNANREATTDLMVRFYELWLDGIPKWKALRQAICELKADSRRSHPYFWAPFVLFGHWN; this is translated from the coding sequence ATGATCCGTAAATTACCACAGCCAAGAATCGACGTTTGGGATTTGCTGAAATCCGTTCGGGTGAATGACCAACCGCACCTCAAGACTTTGCTTGAGCCTCTCGGCGACACGGCAGCCCAGGCTCGCTACTTCCTACTCGAAGGCGTTGACCTGCAGACGCGCTTTCTCGGTGTCCAGGTTCTTGCGAACAGCCTGCGTGGCCAAGGAGACATGATCACAAGCGCGGAGGTCGCCGGTGCACTCTTCCGCGCGCTGGAACACGACCTCACATTCGTTCATGGGCAGCAGGCAGAACGCCACATGGTGAACAACGTGTTGGATCTCCTGAAGTTCGCGCTGTCACATTCTGGCCGTTATCGGGAATTGATCCTCGAGTACCCGCGTTGGCTGGCCGTGGCGGAGCGCACTCAGATTGATCCGTCTTTCGCCTCCGGTTTGCGCCTAGCACTAGTGGAAGCGCTATTCCACGCCGGAGAGTACGAACGTGCGATCGGGATGCTGGAAGAGGCACGTTCTCGTGGGATTGAGTCCAGTCAGATTATCGAGGCGGAGAGACTTGGACGCAAGTTGCAGGATTTCTACGGCCGCGTAGACGAGGTCAAGCCCAAGTCGCTGACGGTAGACGACATGCAGCGACAAATCTTCGATGCTTTAGGAGCACTTCTCGGTGTGCAAGGTGCCGAGTCGGCTCGGATGATGCAGGCAGCTGAAGCTCTCGTTCGAGATCAAACAGGGACGCTCGCGGGCAGTGGACATTTGGCGACGCTGATAGGCGCGGCAGTGACGGCGCAGGGCCTGAGTGTTATCGAAAGGCTTGAGCAGCTCACCTCCGACCTGTGGAGCCAACGCAGCCCCCTGCCAAGCCTCATCCAGTGCATGGACCTTGCCGGAGAAGTGCTGACTTCTGGGCACGGGCACGACAAAGTAATCCTTCGACGGCTGCTGGCGACTCTCACCGAGATAATCGCCTACTCTGAGGCGCTCGATCAATGGGATGACTACGCCACCGCCAAGTGGATGCAGTGCATTGTCTTAAAACGCCTAGAAGACTTTGAGGCCTCTGCTGTAGCGCACCGTGACCTACGACTAAACATCGAGGACCGCCGCACTCATATCGAGAATCCTCTGATGAGGGGGCGCCTGGCCGGTTACTTTAACTATCTCTACCGAAGCAACGCAGAGGTGTTATTCGCACTCAATACCGGACAAGAGGAAGAAATCTTCCACGTCATCGAGAGTGCCAAGTGGAAGATCCTCACTGAGAGTACTCGCGCACATCCCTTCGTCGCGACCCGCCAAGACACCTGCACAGATCTGGCGATTCTGGAGGGCAGGACGCTCAACGATCTACGACAAACACTGCCGGCCATAGGAGCGGAAGCCCTGTACATTAACTATCTTGCAGACGACGATTGCACTTACGCGGTCACGGTTGGAGGCGACGGGAAGGTTTCGATCAAACGGATCGAGCTTGGCGCAGCGCACCTTACGGAGGCGGCGCTGGAATTGCAGCGTATCAATGACGGAAATGTCCGTTCATTCCGACCTAAGATCGATCCGAAGCGGCTTGAGGAGAGCCCATATGAACCAGTGATTCAGGCGCTGTCGCCTTTGGTTGACTGGCTGGAACTGGACGGGATTGGGTTACTCTGCGTCAATCTTCCGCACGAGGTCAGCACAATCCCCGCCCACATGCTGCACTGGCATGGGAAGCCGCTGATCGATCGCGTCGGAGTGGTGCATGCGCCCGGCGCGGAATTGCTGAGCGCCGGCGCTCGTGATGCCGCCTTGTACGGACCGCTTGAAGACGCGAGCATCTTCAGCATTCCGCGTGACGGTCCTCGCAGTGAGGAAGAGGCGACAGCCTTTGCTCGCATCGCTGCGGCGATTGAACACCGTATTCCTGATCGGATGATAATCGAGGCGCAGCGTATCGATCGACAACTGCTTACCGAGTCAACCCTAACGCATCGGCTCGTACATTTTTCCTCACACGGTCATTTTGAACCCACTGCGCCGCTGAAGCGATCCGGTATTTTTATCGCGGATCGCGGAACGCTTCCGTCCGCCAAAGAGCAGCAGCGTTTCCTCTTTACCGCAGACGATGCAGCGGAGTTAGAAATCGCGGGCTCTCATGTCACGCTCTCCGCCTGCGTGTGCGGTCGCAGCGCACAGATCGCGCCGGGCGAGGCGCTCGGCATGATCTGGGGACTCTTGCGGGGTCGCGCTCGATCGGTGCTCGGCGCATGCTGGAACGCGAACAGAGAAGCGACCACGGATTTGATGGTGCGTTTCTACGAGCTTTGGTTGGACGGAATACCCAAGTGGAAAGCATTGCGACAGGCGATATGCGAGCTAAAGGCGGACAGCCGGCGTTCGCACCCGTATTTCTGGGCTCCCTTCGTGCTCTTTGGTCACTGGAACTAG
- a CDS encoding PLAT/LH2 domain-containing protein has translation MLKQKFHINQPDVTYTPRPGVPVARQPVAISSDIPVTDLDWDATRIDVLRPTGTITLAPGISTTVSPQVAVGKVGKPIFRTALHAGARTMIISDTRGLQDYREFPSRFAARYASVRPVPGLEVIGCGYNIFGLYAEASSLKRRLFDVDKMPGLEQTRIGNTSYNHWPIVTVHGLSSSKRQTIVGETATKYAESLSISTGLEAGFLGFHAQTEMDFNTSTTRNMYHAFTNVMDTTQVFALHLEDRNDLRTYLTDEALNAIDNPDGQWLPDRLFDEFGLYFLTGAVMGGRLNHWSYVDTFYLASNTDLRAMAEADFRDIVGGQTGVQSSSSFATYQKHSVSETATLGGDPTIGGRSIVDQSSYQRWKDSIANNPGFLDFTIPSTKKPLTPIWTLATGTRRAELEARASEYENYITRQFMGEHAIDPSRKTVTYVVKTYTGSADGAGTDAGIWVVLYGVDRLGNAHETRQLKHDDSRDNHNKNAVDSIEFGGLLDVGELTKIKVIHDGRGESRGSSWQLKKIEVLCPENGKLYKANYNGWLNKNSGVFDLYL, from the coding sequence ATGCTTAAGCAAAAATTCCATATCAATCAGCCGGACGTGACTTATACGCCACGTCCGGGCGTCCCTGTTGCCCGCCAGCCGGTCGCAATTTCTTCTGACATACCAGTAACAGATCTGGATTGGGATGCGACTCGCATTGATGTGTTGCGTCCCACAGGAACTATCACTCTTGCTCCTGGGATTTCGACAACCGTAAGTCCTCAGGTAGCAGTCGGAAAGGTGGGAAAGCCTATCTTTCGCACCGCCCTTCATGCCGGCGCAAGAACGATGATTATAAGCGACACGAGAGGTTTGCAGGACTATCGAGAATTCCCATCACGGTTTGCAGCCCGATACGCAAGCGTTCGCCCTGTTCCGGGCCTTGAGGTAATCGGCTGCGGCTATAACATCTTTGGTCTATACGCGGAGGCATCGTCGTTGAAGCGCCGTCTATTCGACGTGGACAAGATGCCGGGCTTAGAGCAGACCCGCATTGGAAATACCTCATACAACCACTGGCCGATTGTTACAGTGCACGGACTCTCGTCATCGAAGAGGCAGACCATCGTTGGAGAGACGGCAACCAAATACGCCGAAAGCCTCTCCATTTCCACAGGGTTGGAGGCTGGTTTCCTTGGCTTCCACGCTCAGACAGAAATGGATTTCAACACGTCGACAACCAGAAATATGTACCATGCGTTCACTAACGTGATGGATACCACGCAGGTGTTTGCTTTGCACTTGGAAGATCGCAACGATCTGCGTACCTATCTGACAGACGAAGCACTGAATGCAATTGACAACCCCGATGGGCAATGGCTGCCGGATCGTCTGTTTGATGAGTTTGGGCTTTACTTCTTGACCGGGGCTGTCATGGGTGGACGGTTGAACCACTGGAGCTATGTGGACACTTTTTATCTAGCGTCAAATACTGACCTTCGAGCCATGGCTGAAGCGGACTTTCGCGATATCGTCGGGGGACAGACCGGCGTGCAATCCAGTTCGAGTTTTGCAACATACCAAAAGCATTCGGTATCCGAAACAGCAACCTTGGGCGGTGACCCGACTATAGGAGGCCGCTCTATCGTCGATCAATCTTCCTACCAGCGCTGGAAGGACTCCATAGCGAACAACCCAGGTTTTCTCGATTTCACCATACCGTCCACCAAGAAGCCTCTCACACCAATCTGGACTTTGGCAACCGGTACAAGACGCGCTGAACTCGAAGCAAGGGCATCGGAATACGAAAACTATATCACCCGTCAGTTTATGGGTGAGCATGCCATTGATCCTAGCCGAAAGACCGTTACATACGTGGTCAAGACCTACACGGGGTCCGCAGATGGTGCTGGCACAGACGCTGGAATCTGGGTCGTCCTGTATGGGGTCGATCGCCTGGGAAATGCCCACGAAACACGTCAACTTAAGCATGACGACTCGCGCGATAACCACAACAAGAATGCAGTCGATTCCATCGAGTTCGGTGGATTGCTTGATGTGGGAGAGCTAACCAAGATCAAGGTCATCCATGATGGCCGCGGCGAGAGCCGAGGGTCTTCTTGGCAGCTTAAGAAGATCGAAGTCCTCTGCCCGGAGAATGGAAAGCTATACAAGGCCAATTATAACGGATGGCTTAATAAGAACTCTGGGGTTTTCGACCTGTACTTATAG
- a CDS encoding amidohydrolase family protein, protein MTIAIHQVRLIDGMGAVHDRVTLLVRGTKILAAGPSKEVRIPKGAVRIDGRGLTIIPGLIDCHVHLCLGGEPDVVGTLESEQPSYTLLKSATHAQATIDAGFTTVRDVGSRDHSIFTLKQAIEACVTPGPRIVGAGRAICMVGGHARFIGQEVEGPAQVRQVVAEQVAAGAGVIKVIASGGVLTPGTSPDEAQMTMEELAAAVDAAQQAGKRVAAHAHGATGMKNAINAGVRSIEHATLLDDESGALMKQYGVYMVPTLSALATTAACRSGCGIPESALTKAKSMTKRHQASFKAAHRSGIAIAMGTDAGTPFNYHGDNAQELERMVAFGMTPIEAIVASTATAARLIGIQDSVGTLTKGMEADLVILKGNPLRRIEVLRDRDKIMGVMKAGKFVSGPLART, encoded by the coding sequence GTGACGATTGCCATTCATCAGGTACGCCTCATCGATGGGATGGGAGCTGTGCATGACCGTGTGACGCTCCTCGTACGCGGCACCAAGATCTTGGCGGCCGGCCCAAGCAAGGAGGTCAGGATCCCAAAAGGGGCTGTCCGTATCGATGGCCGTGGTCTTACGATCATCCCAGGCCTCATCGACTGTCATGTCCATCTTTGCTTGGGCGGAGAGCCGGATGTCGTCGGCACACTCGAATCAGAGCAGCCTTCCTATACGTTGCTGAAGTCGGCCACACATGCACAGGCGACAATCGACGCGGGATTTACGACGGTACGCGACGTTGGATCTCGGGATCATTCTATTTTCACGCTGAAACAGGCTATTGAAGCGTGCGTGACACCTGGACCACGCATCGTGGGTGCAGGACGCGCCATTTGCATGGTCGGTGGCCACGCAAGGTTCATCGGCCAGGAAGTGGAAGGCCCGGCGCAGGTTAGGCAGGTTGTGGCCGAACAGGTCGCAGCCGGTGCAGGGGTCATCAAGGTCATTGCTTCGGGCGGAGTGCTGACGCCCGGCACCTCGCCGGACGAGGCTCAAATGACCATGGAGGAGTTGGCTGCAGCGGTCGATGCGGCACAGCAAGCCGGGAAACGAGTCGCCGCCCATGCCCACGGTGCCACCGGAATGAAGAACGCGATCAATGCAGGGGTACGATCGATTGAACATGCCACGTTGTTGGATGACGAGTCCGGAGCGCTCATGAAGCAGTATGGGGTCTACATGGTCCCTACCCTTTCTGCTCTGGCGACCACCGCGGCTTGCAGATCCGGCTGCGGCATTCCCGAAAGTGCGTTAACGAAGGCCAAGTCCATGACCAAGCGCCACCAGGCCAGCTTCAAAGCAGCCCATCGAAGCGGCATCGCCATCGCCATGGGCACCGATGCCGGAACTCCATTCAATTACCATGGAGACAACGCCCAGGAACTTGAACGGATGGTCGCTTTTGGCATGACGCCCATCGAAGCCATTGTCGCCTCGACTGCCACGGCAGCCCGGCTCATCGGGATTCAGGATTCTGTCGGAACACTGACCAAAGGAATGGAAGCCGATCTTGTGATCCTCAAAGGAAACCCGCTTCGACGGATCGAGGTGCTACGAGACCGGGACAAGATTATGGGTGTGATGAAGGCCGGGAAGTTCGTGTCGGGACCGCTTGCCAGGACATAA
- a CDS encoding alanine--glyoxylate aminotransferase family protein: MENFLAPRRLLLGPGPSNVHPRVLQTLATPLVGHLDPAFLTVMNDIQALLRRVFSTNNQFTIAVSGTGSAGMEAAVVNIVEPGDAVIVGINGVFGTRLAAIVERCGGKAIRVEVPWGQVIEPDMIAATLRQSGPVKAVALVHAETSTGAWQPLEQISALCGPHNALLIVDAVTSLGGIPVEVDRWGIDVCYSATQKCLSCPPGLAPLTVSKRALSVVKNRRSPCQSWYLDLSLIAEYWTEHNRAYHHTAPISMLYALREALRLIEEERLPARFARHHLNSRALLAGLAALGLDPLPPPDRRLPTLICVSVPAHIDEAAVRSQLLGMYGIEIGGGLGPLKGKVWRIGLMGESSTEANVLTLLNAMEEIGIRSGWVSTPGAALQAAAHIYSRGDKL; this comes from the coding sequence ATGGAGAATTTTCTTGCCCCACGACGGTTGCTCCTGGGACCGGGTCCCAGCAACGTGCATCCTCGGGTACTACAAACTCTGGCAACTCCGCTTGTCGGGCATCTGGACCCGGCATTCCTGACGGTCATGAACGACATCCAAGCGCTGCTGCGCCGCGTATTCTCAACAAACAATCAATTTACGATTGCCGTCTCAGGGACTGGATCAGCCGGTATGGAAGCTGCGGTCGTGAATATCGTCGAGCCAGGTGACGCAGTCATCGTTGGCATCAACGGGGTGTTCGGGACTAGACTCGCGGCAATCGTTGAGCGCTGCGGAGGGAAAGCCATTCGAGTGGAGGTTCCGTGGGGGCAGGTCATCGAACCGGATATGATTGCCGCAACGCTCCGGCAGTCTGGTCCGGTCAAAGCCGTTGCGCTCGTGCATGCCGAAACTTCGACGGGGGCCTGGCAACCTCTTGAGCAGATCAGCGCCCTTTGTGGTCCACACAACGCCCTGCTGATCGTCGATGCGGTCACATCCCTTGGCGGAATCCCTGTGGAAGTCGATCGGTGGGGCATCGATGTGTGCTACAGCGCCACGCAAAAATGTCTCAGTTGCCCGCCTGGCTTGGCTCCCTTGACTGTAAGTAAGCGCGCCCTTTCCGTCGTCAAGAATCGCCGTTCTCCCTGTCAAAGCTGGTATTTGGACCTGTCCCTCATCGCGGAGTACTGGACGGAGCACAACCGTGCCTACCATCATACGGCGCCGATCTCAATGCTCTATGCCCTGAGGGAGGCGTTGCGCTTGATCGAGGAAGAAAGGCTTCCAGCCAGATTTGCTCGCCATCACCTGAATAGCCGTGCGCTGCTCGCTGGATTGGCGGCTCTGGGTCTCGATCCCTTACCTCCCCCTGATCGGCGGCTTCCGACGCTGATCTGCGTCAGCGTTCCAGCGCATATCGATGAGGCAGCCGTCCGATCTCAGTTGCTAGGGATGTACGGCATCGAAATCGGAGGAGGCCTTGGCCCCCTCAAGGGGAAGGTTTGGAGAATTGGACTGATGGGAGAATCATCGACTGAGGCCAACGTCCTGACCCTGTTGAACGCCATGGAGGAAATCGGTATTCGGAGCGGGTGGGTTTCGACTCCCGGCGCCGCGCTGCAAGCCGCTGCGCATATCTATAGTAGAGGCGATAAGTTGTGA
- a CDS encoding type II CAAX endopeptidase family protein, whose amino-acid sequence MGDGQWYSRQFMSEQTLSIQQLPDLPPSDQPAGPKQSISPYRSRWSLIVSGVCAGVLIAALGTILWFAATQPKLQQVEEPDRALDLMVSRMLAAQDSLRRAPQWQQWLADWTMDSQDEARRQAIQWYRELAETTGDPLSKLRLAILLGESGQETAALAESKGWQSRGTSALLFEQLIEAAYGPQPLDRTHEAELQATLAEALPGGWFYDHLAVRLARRADDQDLLVTVEEHGRLRQDREQRWISPLIVFELICLVIGSIMLVGIAGLWGRRKDSLRLHLPGVPPPWPGETAAAVILRGGALEVVTTVVILSSSSFLHASLRAFAIPLANLPLLILAYVQLLKPAGLTFRDGFGLRIERENLGRLACSILAIVAAGLWGEWVIGQAAEFLSLNDHWTEWFDQELVRGTLPVMAVSVIEYVLFAPIFEELAFRGLLFAMLRRRFEFLPAALISTSLFALAHGYSLIGFLSVFWSGFLWAWIYERTGSLIPGMVAHAMNNLLVCLTVMALLR is encoded by the coding sequence GTGGGTGACGGTCAATGGTATAGTCGGCAATTCATGAGCGAACAGACCCTTTCAATCCAACAATTGCCGGATCTTCCGCCGTCCGACCAGCCGGCGGGTCCCAAACAATCGATCTCGCCCTATCGCTCTCGATGGTCTCTGATCGTGAGCGGGGTATGCGCCGGCGTCCTGATCGCGGCGTTGGGCACTATTCTGTGGTTTGCGGCGACCCAGCCAAAACTTCAGCAAGTTGAGGAGCCGGATCGCGCACTTGATCTGATGGTCAGCCGTATGTTGGCCGCACAAGACAGCCTTCGTCGAGCGCCGCAATGGCAGCAATGGCTGGCTGATTGGACGATGGACAGCCAGGATGAAGCGAGGAGGCAGGCCATCCAGTGGTACCGGGAACTGGCTGAGACAACCGGTGATCCTCTCTCCAAACTTCGGCTGGCTATCCTACTCGGGGAGTCCGGGCAAGAAACGGCGGCACTCGCAGAAAGCAAAGGGTGGCAAAGCCGTGGGACGTCTGCATTGTTATTCGAACAACTGATAGAAGCTGCGTATGGACCACAGCCGCTTGATAGGACACATGAAGCAGAATTACAGGCTACGTTGGCCGAGGCGTTGCCGGGTGGATGGTTCTATGATCATCTTGCCGTGAGGCTGGCCCGACGTGCGGACGATCAGGATCTGCTGGTGACGGTTGAAGAGCATGGTCGGCTCAGGCAGGATCGGGAGCAACGATGGATCAGCCCGTTGATCGTGTTCGAATTGATTTGTCTGGTGATTGGGTCGATCATGCTTGTGGGTATTGCCGGACTGTGGGGACGACGGAAAGACAGTCTGCGTCTCCATTTACCTGGCGTTCCGCCCCCTTGGCCTGGAGAAACTGCCGCAGCGGTCATCCTCCGCGGCGGTGCCTTAGAAGTCGTCACGACCGTAGTCATTCTGTCTAGTTCGTCATTTCTGCATGCATCGTTGCGCGCATTTGCCATTCCCTTGGCCAACCTACCGCTGCTTATCCTTGCGTATGTCCAATTGCTCAAGCCGGCCGGTCTGACTTTCCGAGACGGCTTTGGTCTAAGGATTGAGCGAGAGAACCTTGGACGGCTGGCATGCAGCATCCTCGCGATTGTCGCAGCCGGACTCTGGGGTGAATGGGTCATAGGACAGGCTGCCGAATTCCTGAGTTTGAATGATCACTGGACGGAATGGTTTGATCAGGAGCTTGTGCGGGGCACTCTTCCCGTCATGGCCGTGAGCGTGATCGAGTACGTCTTGTTTGCGCCGATCTTCGAGGAACTGGCATTTCGTGGACTGCTGTTCGCGATGCTTCGCCGCCGGTTCGAATTCCTTCCTGCCGCGCTGATCAGTACCAGTCTCTTTGCTCTGGCCCACGGTTATAGTCTGATTGGATTTCTCAGCGTCTTTTGGAGCGGATTCCTCTGGGCTTGGATCTACGAACGAACAGGGAGCCTGATTCCCGGGATGGTCGCCCACGCAATGAACAACTTGCTCGTCTGTCTTACCGTGATGGCTCTGCTTCGTTGA
- a CDS encoding alpha/beta hydrolase has product MTFQQVFTNRLSFRVATAGSGDRLILCLHGFPESALSWRFQIPPLAQAGYRVWAPDLRGYGGTTRPTGSDAYRIESLMDDVTGLLDAAQAQRVILVGHDWGGVIAWYYVMRQAARVEALVIMNAPHPACFEREVRHWRQLHRSWYMGFFQIPWLPEAALSVGHGYVIGKIFSHMAIHREQMPDDFIRSYRRQACEPGALTAMVNYYRAALRGGGAMRQRRLGYPTVAVPTLVIWGLQDHALVRQNLDGLNDFVTDLTVVKVADAGHFVHEDKPEQVTREVLTWLDLKKEGK; this is encoded by the coding sequence ATGACGTTTCAACAAGTATTCACAAACCGACTGTCCTTTCGAGTGGCGACGGCCGGGTCCGGCGATCGCTTGATACTCTGCCTACATGGGTTTCCGGAATCTGCCCTGTCATGGCGATTTCAGATTCCCCCGCTGGCACAAGCAGGATATCGGGTCTGGGCTCCTGATCTACGCGGATATGGTGGTACGACACGACCAACAGGCAGCGACGCCTACCGAATTGAATCCCTGATGGACGATGTCACCGGACTCCTCGATGCCGCTCAAGCTCAACGTGTCATTCTAGTGGGACATGATTGGGGTGGAGTCATCGCCTGGTACTATGTGATGCGGCAGGCCGCTCGCGTGGAAGCCTTGGTGATTATGAATGCGCCCCACCCAGCCTGTTTTGAGCGGGAAGTGCGACACTGGCGTCAGTTGCACCGTTCCTGGTACATGGGCTTTTTTCAAATTCCCTGGCTTCCCGAAGCGGCACTGTCGGTTGGCCATGGTTATGTGATCGGTAAGATCTTTAGCCATATGGCTATTCATCGTGAACAGATGCCCGATGATTTCATTCGATCGTATCGACGACAGGCTTGCGAGCCGGGGGCACTCACGGCCATGGTGAATTACTATCGTGCGGCCTTACGCGGCGGCGGAGCAATGCGTCAACGAAGGTTGGGGTATCCTACTGTTGCCGTCCCCACGTTGGTGATCTGGGGCTTACAAGATCATGCGCTCGTCCGTCAGAATCTTGACGGGCTGAATGATTTCGTCACCGATCTGACGGTGGTAAAAGTCGCCGATGCCGGACATTTCGTGCATGAAGACAAGCCCGAACAGGTCACGCGTGAAGTGCTGACTTGGCTGGATCTGAAAAAGGAGGGTAAATAG
- a CDS encoding putative quinol monooxygenase yields MISDPSLRVIARVRAKTEHVAQVREILSALVEPTRRESGCLSYELLQNGSDPADFVFVEKWASAAAEQAHFATPHVSVALQRLVGLLAGEPEICRYKVLQ; encoded by the coding sequence ATGATCTCAGACCCTTCCCTCCGAGTGATTGCACGTGTCAGGGCTAAGACTGAGCATGTCGCACAAGTTCGGGAAATCTTATCTGCGCTTGTTGAGCCGACACGCCGCGAATCGGGATGCCTCAGTTATGAGCTTCTGCAGAATGGTTCCGATCCAGCCGACTTTGTGTTCGTCGAGAAATGGGCGAGCGCCGCGGCTGAGCAGGCACATTTCGCCACTCCGCACGTTTCCGTTGCGCTGCAACGGTTGGTGGGACTTCTGGCCGGCGAGCCGGAGATCTGTCGGTACAAGGTCCTACAGTGA
- a CDS encoding rhodanese-like domain-containing protein, translated as MSTWILLPLAIVVSTALFSPSPVFAQGLPPIVKQKVEAAQKQVKTIGMEEYRKLVENPGAAVIVDVREPQEYAAGHVPGAINIPRGLIEFKIWSHVGFPADNEMGRPLILQCQSGSRASLAAQSLQGLGFTQTTAVVMNLDDWQKAGHPLTK; from the coding sequence ATGAGCACATGGATTCTGCTACCACTGGCCATCGTTGTGAGCACAGCGCTCTTTTCCCCTTCACCGGTTTTCGCCCAGGGTTTGCCTCCTATCGTGAAACAGAAAGTTGAAGCAGCCCAAAAGCAGGTGAAGACGATCGGCATGGAAGAGTATCGGAAGCTCGTGGAGAATCCAGGTGCCGCCGTGATTGTGGACGTACGGGAGCCGCAGGAGTACGCCGCAGGGCATGTACCCGGAGCAATCAATATTCCTCGCGGTCTGATCGAGTTCAAAATCTGGAGCCACGTCGGCTTTCCAGCCGACAACGAGATGGGCCGTCCTCTCATTCTGCAATGTCAAAGCGGCAGTCGCGCCTCCCTTGCGGCACAGTCGCTGCAAGGTCTGGGGTTCACGCAAACGACAGCCGTTGTCATGAACCTCGACGACTGGCAGAAGGCCGGCCATCCATTGACAAAGTAA
- a CDS encoding AraC family transcriptional regulator: MDVLSEVLKAVKLDGAVFFYGEFSSPWCAGQPDGGTIASYLPAHPKHVIIFHMVTEGRGYVRTEEDGRTVPLEAGDIVMAPHGDAHLMGNGPPITPIDSTTLLRPVLAEGRMISQFGGGGELTKLICGYLTCDLQLGQVFLAGLPPIVKVHIRDSPSGQWLENNFRYSVDHAEAAGPGGAAVIAKLSEVLFIETLRRYIQKLPPTQTGWLAGVRDPDVGKALALLHKQPAQPWTIASLANEVGVSRSVLAERFRHYLSDTPIGYLTRWRLQLAAQLLASTNKSVAEVANDVGYESEPSFNRAFKRQFEVPPARFRSHVKRAHASSVAPDQRTDRTAHR, encoded by the coding sequence ATGGATGTACTTTCAGAAGTCCTGAAAGCCGTGAAACTGGACGGCGCGGTGTTCTTCTATGGAGAATTCTCGTCGCCCTGGTGTGCAGGCCAACCCGACGGAGGTACAATAGCATCGTATCTCCCCGCCCATCCAAAGCACGTCATTATCTTTCACATGGTCACCGAAGGACGAGGTTACGTTCGTACCGAAGAAGACGGCCGGACAGTACCCCTTGAAGCCGGCGATATTGTGATGGCCCCGCACGGCGATGCGCACTTAATGGGCAACGGACCTCCCATCACACCGATCGACAGTACGACACTTCTCCGACCGGTGCTGGCCGAAGGACGTATGATCTCTCAATTTGGAGGTGGAGGAGAGCTTACCAAGCTGATCTGCGGCTACCTGACCTGCGACTTGCAACTCGGTCAGGTCTTCCTGGCCGGACTCCCCCCGATCGTCAAGGTCCATATACGGGACAGCCCATCAGGACAGTGGTTGGAGAACAACTTTCGATATTCCGTCGATCACGCTGAGGCCGCAGGCCCAGGCGGCGCCGCCGTCATCGCCAAATTGTCCGAAGTGTTGTTCATAGAAACGTTGCGCCGGTACATCCAGAAATTGCCGCCGACGCAAACGGGCTGGCTGGCCGGCGTGCGCGACCCGGATGTGGGAAAGGCCCTCGCGCTCCTGCATAAACAGCCGGCTCAGCCCTGGACAATCGCCTCCCTCGCGAATGAGGTCGGTGTGTCTCGTTCCGTGTTGGCTGAACGATTTCGGCATTATCTGTCAGACACGCCGATAGGATATCTCACACGCTGGAGGCTGCAACTCGCCGCCCAGCTGTTGGCGTCAACCAACAAGAGCGTGGCCGAAGTGGCAAACGATGTGGGATATGAGTCGGAGCCTTCCTTCAATCGAGCGTTCAAACGCCAGTTCGAGGTGCCCCCGGCACGGTTCCGCAGCCACGTGAAACGGGCTCACGCTTCCTCTGTTGCTCCCGATCAACGAACGGATCGGACGGCTCACCGTTAA